In Prunus dulcis chromosome 2, ALMONDv2, whole genome shotgun sequence, a single genomic region encodes these proteins:
- the LOC117619945 gene encoding serine carboxypeptidase-like 40: MTVKMQNKPCLLLFLVLILSCFIAQILGNKQSQALAQLYKSKLKEGAGIDTSQFKAILHDNGAKIHPQEGLKEKDRIDSLPGQPHVNFSQYGGYVTVDKEAGRALFYYFVEAEKAKDSSRLLLWLNGGPGCSSLGYGAMLELGPFRIHSDGKTLYRNRFSWNYAANVLFLESPAGVGFSYSNKTSDYDASGDRITAADNYVFLVNWLERFPEYKDREFYISGESYAGHYVPQLAHTILYHNKRANKTIINLKGIMIGNAVINDETDSRGMYDYLASHAVISDQTANKINKYCDFSPNATTQPKECTDATDAAAKDTYYIDIYNIYASSCVSSNVTAKPKKASIFEFDPCSEYYAYAYLNRPDVQQALHANVTKLTHDWEPCSDVITNWSDGASTVLPLLKEFLANDVRVWIFSGDIDARVPVTSTKYSIEKLNLPIKTEWHAWFLGGEVGGYTQVYEGELTFATVRGAGHQVPSYQPARGLSLIKHFLDGTPLPDTTRYT; encoded by the exons ATGACTGTCAAAATGCAAAACAAGCCTTGTTTACTTCTTTTCTTAGTTCTCATTCTTTCTTGCTTCATAGCTCAAATCCTTGGGAACAAGCAATCACAAGCACTTGCTCAGCTTTACAAGTCCAAGTTGAAGGAAGGTGCGGGCATCGACACGAGCCAATTCAAGGCAATTCTTCACGACAATGGAGCCAAAATTCATCCTCAGGAGGGGTTGAAGGAGAAGGACAGGATTGATAGCTTGCCTGGACAACCCCATGTGAATTTCTCTCAGTATGGTGGGTATGTTACAGTGGATAAAGAAGCAGGTCGTGCACTCTTTTACTATTTTGTTGAGGCGGAGAAGGCTAAGGATTCCTCACGTCTTCTTCTATGGCTCAATGGAG GACCTGGATGTTCTTCTCTTGGCTATGGAGCAATGCTAGAGCTTGGACCGTTCCGAATCCACAGCGATGGAAAAACACTTTACAGAAACAGATTTTCATGGAACTATG cTGCTAATGTTTTGTTCCTCGAGTCCCCTGCCGGGGTGGGATTTTCTTACTCAAATAAAACATCTGATTATGATGCCAGCGGGGATAGAATAACAGCTGCAGATAATTATGTGTTTTTGGTGAATTGGTTGGAGAGATTTCCAGAATACAAGGACAGAGAGTTTTATATTTCTGGTGAAAGCTATGCAGGGCATTATGTACCTCAACTTGCACACACTATTCTTTACCATAATAAGAGGGCTAACAAGACAATTATCAACCTCAAGGGCATAAtg ATTGGAAATGCAGTGATTAACGATGAAACTGATTCAAGAGGAATGTACGACTACTTAGCAAGCCACGCCGTCATTTCGGATCAAACTGcaaacaaaatcaacaaataTTGTGATTTTTCACCCAATGCCACAACGCAGCCTAAGGAGTGCACTGATGCCACTGATGCTGCCGCTAAGGATACCTATTACATTGACATTTACAATATCTATGCCTCCTCATGCGTTTCCTCCAACGTCActgcaaaacccaaaaaggcTTCA ATATTCGAATTCGACCCGTGCAGCGAGTACTATGCTTATGCTTATTTGAACCGGCCAGACGTTCAACAAGCTCTCCATGCCAATGTCACTAAACTCACACATGACTGGGAACCATGCAGTGATGTTATCACAAACTGGAGCGATGGTGCATCGACCGTACTGCCCCTTTTAAAAGAGTTCCTGGCTAATGATGTTCGAGTGTGGATTTTTAG TGGAGACATAGATGCAAGGGTACCAGTCACTTCAACAAAATATTCTATTGAAAAGCTGAATCTTCCAATAAAGACTGAATGGCATGCTTGGTTTCTTGGTGGAGAG GTTGGTGGTTACACACAAGTGTATGAAGGAGAGCTAACATTTGCTACAGTGAGAGGGGCAGGGCACCAAGTGCCAAGCTATCAGCCTGCAAGAGGACTTTCCCTCATCAAGCACTTCCTTGATGGCACACCACTCCCTGATACTACAAGATATACctaa
- the LOC117619341 gene encoding serine carboxypeptidase-like 40: protein MTVKMQNKTCLLLFLVLILSCFIGQILGNKQSQALAELYKSKLKECSGIDMSQFEAILHANGTKIHPQEGLKEKDRIDILPGQPHVNFSQYGGYVTVDKEAGRAFFYYFAEAEKAKDSSPLLLWLNGGPGCSSLAYGAMLELGPFRIHSDGKTLYQNRFSWNYAANVLFLESPAGVGFSYSNKTSDYDANGDRRTAADNYVFLVNWLERFPEHKDREFYISGESYAGHYVPQLAHTILYHNKRANKTIINLKGIMIGNAVINDETDLRGMYDYLASHALISDQTANKINKYCDFSPNATKQPKECTDTADAAAKDTYYIDIFNIYTSSCVSSNLTAKPKKASIFEFDPCSEYYAYAYLNRPYVQQALHANVTKLTHDWEPCSDVITNWADSASTVPPLLKEFLANDVRVWIFSGDIDTRVPVTSTKYSIEKLNFPVKTESHAWFLGGEVGGYTQVYEGELTFATVRGAGHQVPSYQPARGLSLIKHFLDGTPLPNTTRHT, encoded by the exons ATGACTGTCAAAATGCAAAACAAGACTTGTTTACTTCTTTTCTTAGTTCTCATTCTTTCTTGCTTCATAGGTCAAATCCTTGGGAACAAGCAATCACAAGCACTTGCTGAACTTTACAAGTCCAAGTTGAAGGAATGCTCGGGCATCGACATGAGCCAATTCGAGGCAATTCTTCACGCCAATGGAACCAAAATTCATCCTCAGGAGGGGTTGAAGGAGAAGGACAGGATTGATATCTTGCCTGGACAACCCCATGTGAATTTCTCTCAGTATGGTGGGTATGTTACGGTGGATAAAGAAGCAGGTCGTGCATTCTTTTACTATTTTGCTGAAGCAGAGAAGGCTAAGGATTCCTCACCTCTTCTTCTATGGCTCAATGGAG GACCTGGATGTTCTTCTCTTGCCTACGGAGCAATGCTAGAGCTTGGACCGTTCCGAATCCACAGCGATGGAAAAACACTTTACcaaaacagattttcatgGAACTATG cTGCTAATGTTTTGTTCCTTGAGTCCCCTGCCGGGGTGGGATTTTCTTACTCGAATAAAACATCTGATTATGATGCCAACGGGGATAGAAGAACAGCTGCAGATAATTATGTGTTTTTGGTGAATTGGTTGGAGAGATTTCCAGAACACAAGGACAGAGAGTTCTATATTTCTGGTGAAAGCTATGCAGGGCATTATGTACCTCAACTTGCACACACTATTCTTTACCATAATAAGAGGGCTAACAAGACAATTATCAACCTCAAGGGCATAAtg ATTGGAAATGCAGTGATTAACGATGAAACTGATTTAAGAGGAATGTACGACTACTTAGCAAGCCACGCCCTCATTTCAGATCAAACTGCaaataaaatcaacaaataTTGTGATTTTTCACCCAATGCAACAAAGCAGCCTAAGGAGTGCACTGATACCGCTGATGCTGCAGCTAAGGATACCTATTACATTGACATTTTCAACATCTATACCTCCTCATGCGTTTCCTCCAACCTCActgcaaaacccaaaaaggcTTCA ATATTCGAATTCGACCCGTGCAGCGAGTACTATGCTTATGCTTATTTGAACCGGCCATACGTTCAACAAGCTCTCCATGCCAATGTCACTAAACTCACACATGACTGGGAACCATGCAGTGATGTTATCACAAACTGGGCCGATAGTGCATCGACCGTACCGCCCCTTTTAAAAGAGTTCCTGGCTAATGATGTTCGAGTGTGGATTTTTAG TGGAGACATAGATACAAGGGTACCAGTCACTTCAACAAAATATTCTATTGAAAAGCTGAATTTTCCAGTAAAGACTGAATCGCATGCTTGGTTTCTTGGTGGAGAG GTTGGTGGTTACACACAAGTGTATGAAGGAGAGCTAACATTTGCTACAGTGAGAGGGGCAGGGCATCAAGTGCCAAGCTATCAGCCTGCAAGAGGACTTTCCCTCATCAAGCACTTCCTTGATGGCACACCACTCCCTAATACTACAAGACATACctaa
- the LOC117620266 gene encoding F-box/WD-40 repeat-containing protein At3g52030 isoform X1: MDLSLAGDKKRPRRSSRARAPSTVGSFQHDILCTIFSFLDCFDLASCSVVCKSWSAIINKSKLLQLFYRKQWQTGLFGSSNWSKECPEKSWNDYLEEMAVERHRLALQEGRIRVDHLRGHSVGGEQCRTKMGLLLTGVGDKVMRLWSLESYKCVGEYPIPDRFRLVDFDFDESKIVGLVGTRICIWRQNGISRIFPSHEGTFSKGLCMRYCDPEAVVGCEDGTVRVFDMYSRKCSQIVRAHEGPVKCLCLSDDQLILSGSSLGDVTLSALSSGERVVKLRSQDSSGIKTLCFNPCSHQVFAGTATGYGLCWDLRMGLLWKTRVSQNSVYSMQHQRNDASTLAVGGIDGVLRLLNQNTGEVISRCILDGYLSPSSQNTLGATQRTRGRRLSEDTTIDSILRSCRPPITCLAVGMKKVITTHNSKYIRIWKFDRS, from the exons ATGGATCTCTCTCTCGCCGGCGACAAGAAGAGGCCGCGCAGAAGCTCAAGAGCAAGAGCTCCGTCCACAGTCGGCTCTTTCCAACACGACATCCTTTGCAccatcttctcttttcttgacTGCTTCGACCTCGCAAGTTGTTCCGTCGTATGCAAATCCTG GAGTGCGATTATCAACAAGTCTAAGTTGCTTCAATTGTTTTACCGCAAGCAATGGCAGACGGGTCTTTTCGGTTCCAGCAATTGGTCTAAAGAATGTCCTGAGAAATCTTGGAATGATTATTTGGAGGAGATGGCTGTGGAGCGTCATAGACTGGCATTACAGGAAGGTCGAATTCGTGTTGATCACTTGAGGGGTCACTCTGTTGG GGGTGAACAGTGTCGAACGAAGATGGGGTTGCTTCTTACTGGCGTCGGTGATAAG GTTATGCGTCTTTGGTCATTGGAGAGCTATAAATGTGTAGGGGAATATCCCATTCCAGACAGATTCCGTTTAGTTgactttgattttgatgagagCAAG ATTGTTGGCTTGGTTGGCACTCGTATATGCATATGGAGGCAGAATGGGATAAGTAGAATATTTCCCTCGCATGAGGGAACCTTTTCGAAGGGTTTATGCATGCG TTACTGCGATCCTGAGGCTGTGGTCGGCTGTGAGGATGGGACAGTTCGTGTATTTGACATGTACAGTAGAAAATGTTCTCAAATCGTTAG GGCACATGAGGGGCCAGTAAAATGCTTATGTTTGAGTGATGATCAGTTGATACTTAGTGGTTCTTCTCTTGGCGATGTCACATTATCTGCACTTTCATCTGGCGAGCGGGTAGTGAAGTTACGATCACAAGATTCCTCAG GCATAAAGACTTTATGTTTCAACCCATGCTCTCACCAAGTATTTGCTGGAACTGCTACTGGATATGGACTTTGTTGGGACCTAAG GATGGGACTTTTGTGGAAGACACGAGTGAGTCAAAATAGTGTATATTCAATGCAACACCAGAGAAATGATGCATCAACTTTGGCTGTTGGTGGAATAGACGGTGTGCTACGTCTACTGAATCAGAATACAGGTGAAGTAATTTCAAGATGCATCTTGGATGGTTATTTATCACCAAGTTCACAAAACACACTTGGGGCTACACAAAGAACGAGGGGAAGAAGGCTTTCAGAAGATACCACCATTGACAGCATTCTCAGAAGCTGTCGACCTCCCATTACGTGCTTGGCTGTAGGGATGAAGAAGGTTATCACCACACACAACAGCAAGTACATCAGAATCTGGAAATTTGACAGGAGCTGA
- the LOC117620266 gene encoding F-box/WD-40 repeat-containing protein At3g52030 isoform X2, whose product MDLSLAGDKKRPRRSSRARAPSTVGSFQHDILCTIFSFLDCFDLASCSVVCKSWSAIINKSKLLQLFYRKQWQTGLFGSSNWSKECPEKSWNDYLEEMAVERHRLALQEGRIRVDHLRGHSVGGEQCRTKMGLLLTGVGDKIVGLVGTRICIWRQNGISRIFPSHEGTFSKGLCMRYCDPEAVVGCEDGTVRVFDMYSRKCSQIVRAHEGPVKCLCLSDDQLILSGSSLGDVTLSALSSGERVVKLRSQDSSGIKTLCFNPCSHQVFAGTATGYGLCWDLRMGLLWKTRVSQNSVYSMQHQRNDASTLAVGGIDGVLRLLNQNTGEVISRCILDGYLSPSSQNTLGATQRTRGRRLSEDTTIDSILRSCRPPITCLAVGMKKVITTHNSKYIRIWKFDRS is encoded by the exons ATGGATCTCTCTCTCGCCGGCGACAAGAAGAGGCCGCGCAGAAGCTCAAGAGCAAGAGCTCCGTCCACAGTCGGCTCTTTCCAACACGACATCCTTTGCAccatcttctcttttcttgacTGCTTCGACCTCGCAAGTTGTTCCGTCGTATGCAAATCCTG GAGTGCGATTATCAACAAGTCTAAGTTGCTTCAATTGTTTTACCGCAAGCAATGGCAGACGGGTCTTTTCGGTTCCAGCAATTGGTCTAAAGAATGTCCTGAGAAATCTTGGAATGATTATTTGGAGGAGATGGCTGTGGAGCGTCATAGACTGGCATTACAGGAAGGTCGAATTCGTGTTGATCACTTGAGGGGTCACTCTGTTGG GGGTGAACAGTGTCGAACGAAGATGGGGTTGCTTCTTACTGGCGTCGGTGATAAG ATTGTTGGCTTGGTTGGCACTCGTATATGCATATGGAGGCAGAATGGGATAAGTAGAATATTTCCCTCGCATGAGGGAACCTTTTCGAAGGGTTTATGCATGCG TTACTGCGATCCTGAGGCTGTGGTCGGCTGTGAGGATGGGACAGTTCGTGTATTTGACATGTACAGTAGAAAATGTTCTCAAATCGTTAG GGCACATGAGGGGCCAGTAAAATGCTTATGTTTGAGTGATGATCAGTTGATACTTAGTGGTTCTTCTCTTGGCGATGTCACATTATCTGCACTTTCATCTGGCGAGCGGGTAGTGAAGTTACGATCACAAGATTCCTCAG GCATAAAGACTTTATGTTTCAACCCATGCTCTCACCAAGTATTTGCTGGAACTGCTACTGGATATGGACTTTGTTGGGACCTAAG GATGGGACTTTTGTGGAAGACACGAGTGAGTCAAAATAGTGTATATTCAATGCAACACCAGAGAAATGATGCATCAACTTTGGCTGTTGGTGGAATAGACGGTGTGCTACGTCTACTGAATCAGAATACAGGTGAAGTAATTTCAAGATGCATCTTGGATGGTTATTTATCACCAAGTTCACAAAACACACTTGGGGCTACACAAAGAACGAGGGGAAGAAGGCTTTCAGAAGATACCACCATTGACAGCATTCTCAGAAGCTGTCGACCTCCCATTACGTGCTTGGCTGTAGGGATGAAGAAGGTTATCACCACACACAACAGCAAGTACATCAGAATCTGGAAATTTGACAGGAGCTGA
- the LOC117620266 gene encoding F-box/WD-40 repeat-containing protein At3g52030 isoform X3, which produces MDLSLAGDKKRPRRSSRARAPSTVGSFQHDILCTIFSFLDCFDLASCSVVCKSWSAIINKSKLLQLFYRKQWQTGLFGSSNWSKECPEKSWNDYLEEMAVERHRLALQEGRIRVDHLRGHSVGYCDPEAVVGCEDGTVRVFDMYSRKCSQIVRAHEGPVKCLCLSDDQLILSGSSLGDVTLSALSSGERVVKLRSQDSSGIKTLCFNPCSHQVFAGTATGYGLCWDLRMGLLWKTRVSQNSVYSMQHQRNDASTLAVGGIDGVLRLLNQNTGEVISRCILDGYLSPSSQNTLGATQRTRGRRLSEDTTIDSILRSCRPPITCLAVGMKKVITTHNSKYIRIWKFDRS; this is translated from the exons ATGGATCTCTCTCTCGCCGGCGACAAGAAGAGGCCGCGCAGAAGCTCAAGAGCAAGAGCTCCGTCCACAGTCGGCTCTTTCCAACACGACATCCTTTGCAccatcttctcttttcttgacTGCTTCGACCTCGCAAGTTGTTCCGTCGTATGCAAATCCTG GAGTGCGATTATCAACAAGTCTAAGTTGCTTCAATTGTTTTACCGCAAGCAATGGCAGACGGGTCTTTTCGGTTCCAGCAATTGGTCTAAAGAATGTCCTGAGAAATCTTGGAATGATTATTTGGAGGAGATGGCTGTGGAGCGTCATAGACTGGCATTACAGGAAGGTCGAATTCGTGTTGATCACTTGAGGGGTCACTCTGTTGG TTACTGCGATCCTGAGGCTGTGGTCGGCTGTGAGGATGGGACAGTTCGTGTATTTGACATGTACAGTAGAAAATGTTCTCAAATCGTTAG GGCACATGAGGGGCCAGTAAAATGCTTATGTTTGAGTGATGATCAGTTGATACTTAGTGGTTCTTCTCTTGGCGATGTCACATTATCTGCACTTTCATCTGGCGAGCGGGTAGTGAAGTTACGATCACAAGATTCCTCAG GCATAAAGACTTTATGTTTCAACCCATGCTCTCACCAAGTATTTGCTGGAACTGCTACTGGATATGGACTTTGTTGGGACCTAAG GATGGGACTTTTGTGGAAGACACGAGTGAGTCAAAATAGTGTATATTCAATGCAACACCAGAGAAATGATGCATCAACTTTGGCTGTTGGTGGAATAGACGGTGTGCTACGTCTACTGAATCAGAATACAGGTGAAGTAATTTCAAGATGCATCTTGGATGGTTATTTATCACCAAGTTCACAAAACACACTTGGGGCTACACAAAGAACGAGGGGAAGAAGGCTTTCAGAAGATACCACCATTGACAGCATTCTCAGAAGCTGTCGACCTCCCATTACGTGCTTGGCTGTAGGGATGAAGAAGGTTATCACCACACACAACAGCAAGTACATCAGAATCTGGAAATTTGACAGGAGCTGA